In Chromobacterium rhizoryzae, one genomic interval encodes:
- a CDS encoding autotransporter assembly complex protein TamA has protein sequence MPSSRLLISLILLLSATPVWAKLDYSVRVDAPSGLAGLLQDNLELVTSRLEEEMDETLLTELVRSTPEDARKLLETEGYFDARVNVREESARQYVVEVKPGEPTLIDDVVIRLNGPIRDEGDFQQRFAAVLEAWSLPMGAPYRQSDWDGSKRAVMRLITADRFPKAQISKSAAEIDPATRRAQLLVDIDSGPVILFGEITVKGMKRYPEKIATGLADFSPGTAYRLQKIFDYQSALEQAPHFSNVVVSPDMAHIDPDTHRVPVEVDVTEMPRQKLELGLIYDSGDGPGLRVGYDHYNIFRRGYTGSLVTNWKKNQQSLSLGLGFPRQSDGYSHSITSAFKTDDVQGLKTRSSDVGGWRTRTRGNIEARLGLQYLLESEEAGGVSNKDTRALQLVYGWTQRAVDDLMRPRSGVLLDFQLSGTVGSALSSTSYVRGYARTVGYWSPFPKYGTFVGRLELGQVWANDKDAVPSSILFRAGGANSVRGYDYQSLGLPGPNGSVLGGRVVATGSLEYQIPIKPDWYLALFTDAGNASQSWKGFQVERANGVGVRWMSPVAPLAFDFAKAERDGKIRWNLSLGLAF, from the coding sequence ATGCCAAGCTCCCGCCTGCTTATTTCATTGATCTTATTGCTGTCGGCGACGCCCGTCTGGGCCAAGCTCGATTACAGCGTGCGCGTCGACGCGCCTTCCGGCCTGGCCGGCTTGCTGCAAGACAATCTGGAATTGGTCACCAGCCGTCTGGAAGAAGAAATGGACGAGACGCTGTTGACCGAGTTGGTGCGAAGCACCCCGGAGGACGCGCGCAAGCTGTTGGAGACCGAGGGTTATTTTGACGCGCGCGTCAATGTGCGCGAAGAAAGCGCCCGGCAGTACGTGGTCGAGGTCAAGCCCGGCGAGCCCACGCTGATAGACGACGTGGTCATCCGCCTCAACGGGCCGATACGCGACGAAGGCGACTTCCAGCAACGCTTCGCCGCGGTGCTGGAGGCCTGGTCGCTGCCCATGGGCGCGCCTTACCGGCAGTCCGATTGGGACGGCAGCAAGCGCGCGGTGATGCGGCTCATCACCGCCGATCGCTTCCCCAAGGCGCAGATCAGCAAGAGCGCGGCGGAAATCGATCCGGCCACCCGGCGCGCGCAATTGCTGGTGGATATCGACAGCGGGCCGGTGATCCTGTTCGGCGAGATCACCGTCAAAGGCATGAAGCGTTATCCGGAGAAGATCGCCACCGGTCTGGCCGATTTCTCCCCCGGCACCGCCTACCGGCTGCAGAAGATCTTCGATTACCAGTCGGCGCTGGAGCAGGCGCCGCATTTCTCCAATGTGGTGGTCAGCCCCGACATGGCCCATATCGACCCGGACACCCATCGGGTGCCGGTGGAGGTGGACGTCACCGAGATGCCGCGCCAGAAGCTGGAGCTGGGTTTGATCTACGACTCCGGCGACGGCCCCGGCCTGCGCGTCGGCTACGACCATTACAATATTTTCCGCCGCGGCTACACCGGTTCGCTAGTGACCAACTGGAAGAAAAACCAGCAATCGCTGTCGCTGGGCCTGGGCTTTCCGCGCCAGTCCGACGGCTATTCCCATTCCATCACCAGCGCTTTCAAGACCGACGACGTGCAGGGCCTGAAAACCCGCAGTAGCGACGTGGGCGGCTGGCGCACCCGCACCCGCGGCAATATCGAGGCCCGTCTCGGCCTGCAATACCTGCTGGAAAGCGAAGAGGCCGGCGGCGTGTCCAATAAGGACACCCGCGCCTTGCAGCTGGTCTACGGCTGGACCCAGCGCGCGGTGGACGATTTGATGCGGCCGCGCTCCGGCGTTTTGCTGGACTTCCAGCTTTCCGGCACCGTCGGCAGCGCCCTGTCCTCCACCTCCTATGTGCGCGGCTACGCCCGCACCGTCGGATACTGGTCGCCGTTTCCCAAGTACGGCACCTTCGTCGGCCGGCTGGAACTGGGCCAGGTGTGGGCCAACGACAAGGACGCGGTGCCGTCCTCCATCCTGTTCCGCGCCGGCGGCGCCAACAGCGTGCGCGGCTACGATTACCAGAGCCTGGGCCTGCCGGGCCCCAACGGCTCGGTGCTGGGCGGCCGCGTGGTGGCCACCGGCAGCCTGGAGTACCAAATCCCGATCAAGCCGGACTGGTATCTGGCGCTGTTCACCGACGCCGGCAACGCCAGCCAGAGCTGGAAAGGCTTCCAAGTGGAGCGCGCCAACGGCGTCGGCGTGCGCTGGATGAGCCCGGTGGCTCCGCTGGCCTTCGACTTCGCCAAAGCGGAGCGCGACGGCAAGATCCGCTGGAACCTCAGCCTGGGCCTGGCTTTCTGA
- a CDS encoding translocation/assembly module TamB domain-containing protein has product MSETDTPQTPDTAPPPPAKPKRRRWRWLLWLPLLLIALLLAASAWLTGSRAGFAWLMQSLGGLSGNAVSVKQAEGTLWDGFKLSEVRVRSAGSDVDIESVQLDWRPSALWQRQLWVRQLAVGHVKVAVKPTPAAPSSGAPESLALPLGVRLDRLSVASVTLEPAKLRLYGLEAGYVYDGRRHDLKLKRLGSPWGEAAAALQLADAKPFALQGKLSADGELDKIPYQARLALGGDLLHLSFDGELSGKDLVADVKGGLLPFASNPFNSFTRLDARMAGINPQAILPEWPRAKLSLAVFAEPDAGQRVKGGLTLLNELAGPLSEQRLPLSLLAGEFRADDKALELFNTRARIAGGEIGLAGQLRPDRLKLALDVSKLGLRQLHADAPDDSLDGRVTLDGPLSGPNILAQLKGKTLQAKADVGFAPAPHPALLIRQAELTAGVGTLALAGQLGLDGKQLFDFNGKLNRADPSKLKPGLPSGDLNASLQAKGQLASPLSVAAKLQFAPSKLSGAPLSGGADLQLQGERLKSLSADLKLAQNRLQANGAYGAAGDKLKLLIDAPNLGLIGPGFSGVVKGQGELAGTPKAPLISANLQADRLKLPGNIAVQSMQFSGNVKADQNSPFQLKLDVAALQAGGFRAEQLRASANGTRARHGLQLDGRFRLADHPYALQLAASGGLRGEAGPWAGTLSKLELSGRPGLSLLAPVALELGEQIKVGNARLSALGGSITLAELNRGANGALSTRGSARGLRLAELGPLLSLPVKQDLSFDSDWNLNLAANAKGQFTLRRAGGDVQLPGDKGKDVALGLKTAAVTLTLDGGRALFDLNLDSRYAQAQGKGSVPWNGGAIDAKTPLNATVSASVPSLATLASFAGPSLELGGQISANLALTGALSQPMAQGTIRGDKLLLADRRTGIRLGDGSLLARLDGRKLVLDRLRFAGGEGEVAASGALDLSGDTPDARVAVELRKFGVFDRPNRRLVVSGRTELAMVAGKLSLTGHIRADQGRIGLPKFGAPSLGDDVMVKGRPGPEPSAFASMPLTVALDLDLGDHFRFSGQGLNVDLTGSVRVSANPGEAPGAKGQVRVVKGRYKAYGQDLDIEYGAITFNGPLDNPLLNVRAKRRLSPVGAGVEVSGSVSVPKVRLIADEPMSEKDKLAWLVLGRAASGERDDNDLAASAGMMLAGSLNDQIGLFDDLGVSSRKEKTLANGTVSPAEQVVTVGRQLTRELYLGYEYGVTSANQAVKLAYQLSRGWSVVLRAGTDASVESRYTLRFD; this is encoded by the coding sequence ATGAGCGAAACCGACACTCCCCAAACTCCCGACACCGCGCCGCCGCCGCCGGCCAAGCCCAAGCGCCGCCGCTGGCGCTGGCTGCTGTGGCTGCCTTTGCTGCTGATCGCGCTCTTGCTGGCCGCCAGCGCCTGGCTGACCGGCAGCCGCGCCGGCTTCGCCTGGCTGATGCAGTCGCTGGGCGGCCTCAGCGGCAACGCCGTCAGCGTCAAGCAAGCCGAAGGCACGCTGTGGGACGGCTTCAAACTGAGCGAGGTGCGCGTGCGCAGCGCCGGCAGCGACGTGGACATCGAGTCCGTGCAGCTGGACTGGCGGCCGAGCGCCTTGTGGCAGCGCCAATTGTGGGTGAGGCAATTGGCGGTGGGCCACGTCAAGGTGGCGGTCAAGCCGACGCCGGCCGCCCCATCCAGCGGCGCGCCGGAATCGCTGGCCTTGCCCCTGGGCGTCCGCCTGGACCGGCTGAGCGTGGCCAGCGTGACGCTGGAACCGGCCAAGCTGCGGCTCTACGGCCTGGAAGCCGGTTACGTCTACGACGGCCGGCGCCACGATCTCAAGCTCAAGCGCCTGGGCTCGCCCTGGGGCGAGGCCGCGGCGGCGCTGCAATTGGCCGACGCCAAGCCCTTCGCGCTGCAGGGCAAGCTCAGCGCCGACGGCGAGCTGGATAAGATTCCCTATCAGGCGCGGCTGGCGCTGGGCGGCGATCTGCTGCACCTGAGCTTTGACGGCGAGCTGTCCGGCAAAGACCTGGTGGCCGACGTCAAGGGCGGCCTGCTGCCCTTCGCCAGCAATCCCTTCAACAGTTTCACCCGGCTGGACGCGCGCATGGCCGGCATCAATCCGCAGGCCATCCTGCCGGAATGGCCGCGCGCCAAGCTCAGCCTGGCGGTGTTCGCCGAGCCGGACGCCGGCCAGCGCGTCAAGGGCGGCCTGACTCTGCTCAATGAGCTGGCCGGCCCCTTGTCCGAGCAGCGGCTGCCGCTGTCCTTGCTGGCCGGCGAGTTCCGCGCCGACGACAAGGCGCTGGAGCTGTTCAATACCCGCGCCCGGATCGCCGGCGGCGAAATCGGCCTGGCCGGCCAGCTGCGGCCGGATAGGCTCAAGCTGGCGCTGGATGTCTCCAAGCTGGGCCTGAGGCAATTGCACGCGGACGCGCCGGACGACAGCCTGGACGGCCGGGTGACGCTGGACGGCCCCTTGAGCGGGCCGAACATCCTCGCCCAACTCAAGGGCAAAACCCTGCAAGCCAAGGCCGATGTCGGTTTCGCGCCGGCGCCGCATCCGGCGCTGCTGATCCGGCAGGCGGAGTTGACCGCCGGCGTCGGCACCCTGGCGCTGGCCGGTCAACTGGGCCTGGACGGCAAGCAGCTGTTTGATTTCAACGGCAAGCTCAATCGCGCCGACCCGTCCAAACTCAAGCCCGGCCTGCCCAGCGGCGACCTCAACGCCAGCTTGCAGGCCAAGGGTCAGCTGGCCAGCCCGCTGAGCGTGGCGGCCAAGCTGCAATTCGCGCCCAGCAAGCTGTCCGGCGCGCCGCTCAGCGGCGGAGCCGATCTGCAGCTGCAGGGCGAACGCTTGAAGTCGCTCAGCGCCGATCTGAAGCTGGCGCAGAACCGGCTGCAGGCCAACGGTGCTTACGGCGCCGCCGGCGACAAGCTCAAACTCTTGATCGACGCGCCCAATCTCGGCCTGATCGGCCCCGGTTTCTCCGGCGTGGTCAAGGGCCAGGGCGAGTTGGCGGGCACGCCCAAGGCGCCGTTGATCAGCGCCAATCTGCAAGCCGACCGTCTGAAGTTGCCGGGCAATATCGCCGTGCAGAGCATGCAATTCAGCGGCAACGTCAAGGCCGACCAGAACAGCCCGTTCCAACTCAAGCTGGACGTGGCCGCGCTGCAAGCCGGCGGTTTCCGCGCCGAGCAGCTGCGCGCCAGCGCCAACGGCACGCGCGCGCGCCACGGCCTGCAACTGGACGGCCGTTTCCGCCTGGCCGACCACCCTTACGCGCTGCAATTGGCGGCCAGCGGCGGTCTGCGCGGCGAGGCCGGGCCCTGGGCCGGCACCCTGAGCAAGCTGGAGTTGAGCGGCCGTCCCGGCCTTAGCCTGCTGGCGCCGGTGGCGCTGGAACTGGGCGAGCAGATCAAGGTGGGCAACGCCCGGCTGTCGGCCTTGGGCGGCAGCATCACCCTGGCCGAACTCAACCGCGGCGCCAACGGCGCGCTCAGCACCCGCGGCTCCGCGCGCGGCCTGCGGCTGGCGGAGCTGGGGCCCTTGCTCAGCCTGCCGGTGAAGCAGGATCTGAGCTTCGATTCCGACTGGAACCTGAATCTGGCGGCCAACGCCAAGGGCCAGTTCACGCTGCGCCGCGCCGGCGGCGACGTGCAGCTGCCGGGCGACAAGGGCAAGGACGTGGCCTTGGGTCTGAAGACCGCCGCCGTCACCCTGACGCTGGACGGCGGGCGCGCGCTGTTCGACCTGAATCTGGACAGCCGCTACGCCCAAGCGCAAGGCAAGGGCTCGGTGCCGTGGAACGGCGGCGCCATCGACGCCAAGACCCCGCTCAACGCCACGGTCAGCGCCAGCGTGCCTTCGCTGGCGACGCTGGCCAGCTTCGCCGGTCCTTCGCTGGAGCTGGGCGGCCAGATCAGCGCCAATCTGGCTTTGACCGGCGCCTTGAGCCAGCCTATGGCCCAAGGGACGATACGCGGCGACAAATTATTGCTGGCGGACCGCCGCACCGGCATCCGCCTGGGCGACGGCAGCCTGCTGGCGCGGCTGGACGGCCGCAAGCTGGTGCTGGACCGTTTGCGCTTCGCCGGCGGCGAAGGCGAGGTGGCGGCCAGCGGCGCGCTGGATCTCAGCGGCGACACCCCGGACGCGCGGGTGGCGGTGGAATTGCGCAAGTTCGGCGTGTTCGACCGGCCCAACCGCCGCCTGGTGGTGTCCGGCCGCACGGAGCTGGCGATGGTGGCCGGCAAATTGTCGCTGACCGGCCATATCCGCGCAGACCAGGGCCGCATCGGCCTGCCCAAGTTCGGCGCGCCCAGCCTGGGCGACGATGTGATGGTCAAGGGCCGGCCGGGGCCGGAGCCGTCGGCCTTCGCCAGCATGCCGCTGACGGTGGCGCTGGATCTGGACCTGGGCGACCACTTCCGCTTCTCCGGCCAGGGCCTGAACGTGGATCTGACCGGCTCGGTGCGCGTCAGCGCCAATCCGGGCGAAGCGCCGGGCGCCAAGGGCCAGGTGCGGGTGGTCAAGGGGCGTTACAAGGCCTATGGCCAGGATCTGGACATCGAGTACGGCGCCATCACCTTCAACGGTCCCTTGGACAACCCCCTGCTCAATGTGCGCGCCAAGCGCCGGCTGTCGCCGGTGGGCGCCGGGGTGGAAGTCAGCGGTTCGGTGTCGGTGCCCAAGGTGCGGTTGATCGCCGACGAGCCGATGTCGGAAAAGGACAAGCTGGCCTGGCTGGTCTTGGGCCGGGCGGCCAGCGGCGAGCGCGACGACAACGATCTGGCGGCCTCCGCCGGCATGATGCTGGCCGGCTCGCTCAACGATCAGATCGGCCTGTTCGACGATCTGGGCGTGTCCAGCCGCAAGGAAAAGACCTTGGCCAACGGCACGGTGAGCCCGGCGGAGCAGGTGGTGACGGTGGGCCGCCAGCTGACCCGCGAACTGTATCTGGGCTACGAGTACGGCGTGACCAGCGCGAACCAGGCGGTGAAGCTGGCGTATCAGCTGAGCAGGGGCTGGTCGGTGGTGTTGCGGGCCGGCACCGACGCCTCGGTGGAGTCGCGCTACACCTTGCGCTTCGATTGA
- the aceF gene encoding dihydrolipoyllysine-residue acetyltransferase: MSNLIELKVPDIGGHSNVDIIEVFIVPGQTVSVDDSLITLETDKATMEVPAETAGVIKEVKAVVGGKISEGDVIAILEVGAAASAPAPAAAAPAPAAAPAAAPAPVAAAPAAAPAAPAASGRSEIRVPDIGGHNGVDVIEVTVKVGDEIAVDDSLITLETDKATMEVPASAAGRVVEVKVKVGDKVSEGDLIVVVEGAVAAAAAPAAAAVAAPAPAAASAAPAPVAAAPAAAPAKAAAAIDEASFSKAHAGPSVRRLARELGVDLGKVKGKGRKGRITEEDVKAFVKGVMQNPAALAPAAAASSGGGLDLLPWPKVDFAKFGPIETKPLSRIQKISGANLSRNWVMIPHVTFNDECDITELEDFRKTVGKEWEKSGLKISPLAFIIKAAAEALKAFPNFNSSLDGDNLVLKQYYHIGFAADTPNGLVVPVIKDADKKGLRQIAQELTDLSKLAREGKLKPTDMQGATFTISSLGGIGGTSFTPIVNAPEVAILGVCKSQIKPVWNGKEFAPRLMCPLSLSFDHRVIDGAAAARFTVHLGKLLSDVRRLIL, encoded by the coding sequence ATGAGCAATCTGATCGAATTGAAAGTGCCCGACATCGGCGGTCACAGCAATGTAGACATCATCGAAGTATTCATCGTCCCGGGCCAGACCGTGTCCGTGGACGATTCCCTGATCACGCTGGAAACCGACAAGGCCACCATGGAAGTGCCGGCGGAAACCGCGGGCGTGATCAAGGAAGTCAAAGCCGTCGTCGGCGGCAAGATCTCCGAAGGCGACGTGATCGCCATCCTGGAAGTGGGCGCCGCAGCGTCCGCGCCGGCCCCGGCAGCCGCCGCACCGGCTCCCGCAGCTGCTCCGGCCGCGGCTCCGGCTCCGGTTGCAGCCGCTCCCGCCGCCGCGCCTGCCGCGCCGGCGGCTTCCGGCCGCAGCGAAATCCGCGTGCCGGACATCGGCGGCCACAACGGCGTCGACGTGATCGAAGTGACCGTCAAGGTCGGCGATGAGATCGCCGTCGACGACAGCCTGATCACGCTGGAAACCGACAAGGCCACCATGGAAGTGCCGGCCTCCGCCGCCGGCCGCGTGGTGGAAGTCAAAGTGAAAGTGGGCGACAAGGTCAGCGAAGGCGATCTGATCGTGGTGGTCGAAGGCGCCGTTGCCGCCGCCGCCGCTCCGGCAGCCGCAGCTGTCGCCGCCCCGGCTCCTGCCGCCGCCTCGGCTGCCCCGGCCCCGGTGGCCGCCGCGCCCGCCGCCGCTCCTGCCAAGGCCGCCGCCGCCATCGACGAAGCCTCCTTCTCCAAAGCCCACGCCGGTCCGTCCGTGCGCCGTCTGGCGCGCGAACTGGGCGTGGACCTGGGCAAGGTCAAGGGCAAGGGCCGCAAGGGCCGCATTACCGAAGAAGACGTCAAAGCCTTCGTCAAGGGCGTGATGCAGAACCCGGCGGCGCTGGCCCCGGCCGCCGCGGCCTCCTCCGGCGGCGGTCTGGATCTGCTGCCGTGGCCGAAAGTCGATTTCGCCAAGTTCGGCCCGATCGAAACCAAGCCGCTGTCCCGCATCCAGAAGATTTCCGGCGCCAATCTGTCGCGCAACTGGGTGATGATCCCGCACGTAACCTTCAACGACGAGTGCGACATCACCGAGCTGGAAGACTTCCGCAAGACCGTGGGCAAGGAATGGGAAAAGTCCGGCCTGAAGATCAGCCCGCTGGCCTTCATCATCAAGGCCGCCGCCGAGGCGCTGAAAGCTTTCCCGAACTTCAACAGCTCGCTGGACGGCGACAATCTGGTGCTGAAGCAGTACTACCACATCGGCTTCGCCGCCGACACGCCTAACGGCCTGGTGGTGCCGGTGATCAAGGACGCGGACAAGAAGGGCCTGCGCCAGATCGCCCAGGAACTGACCGATCTGTCCAAGCTGGCGCGCGAAGGCAAGCTCAAGCCCACTGACATGCAGGGAGCCACCTTCACCATCTCCAGCCTGGGCGGCATTGGCGGCACCAGCTTCACGCCCATCGTCAACGCGCCGGAAGTGGCCATCCTCGGCGTCTGCAAATCGCAGATCAAGCCGGTGTGGAACGGCAAGGAATTCGCGCCGCGCCTGATGTGCCCGCTGTCGCTGTCCTTCGATCACCGCGTGATCGACGGCGCCGCCGCCGCGCGCTTCACCGTGCATCTGGGCAAACTGCTGTCCGATGTGCGCCGCCTGATTCTGTAA
- the lpdA gene encoding dihydrolipoyl dehydrogenase: protein MSNLIELKVPDIGGHNNVDVIEVFVKPGDVIEKEASLITLETDKATMEVPAETAGVVKEVKIAVGGKVSEGDVIVIVEAAGAAAAPAAPRPVETTGVASATTQAGFAPQAAPVAASHSGGADIECDVMVLGGGPGGYSAAFRAADLGLKVVIVERYATLGGVCLNVGCIPSKALLHNAAVIDEVSHLAANGIKFGKPEVDIDMLRGYKEKVIAKLTGGLAGMAKARKVEVVRGNGHFIDPHHIEVSATTGKGREESGEKKIVKFKNAIIAAGSRVVKLPFIPDDPRVVDSTGALELKGVANRMLIIGGGIIGLEMGTVYSTLGARLDVVEMMDGLMQGADRDLVKVWQKWNAHRFDNIMLNTKTVAVEPKDDGVWVTFEGDQAPKEPQRYDLVLYATGRAPNGKLLGAENAGIAVTDRGFIPVDKQQRTNVPHIFAIGDIVGQPMLAHKGVHEGHVAAENCAGQKSYFDARVIPGVAYTDPEVAWVGVTEDEAKKQGLKIEKGVFPWAASGRAIANGRDEGFTKLIFDAESHQIIGGGIVGPHAGDMIGEVCLAIEMGCDATDIGKTIHPHPTMGESIGMAAEVAHGTCTDLPPQRKK, encoded by the coding sequence ATGAGCAATCTGATTGAACTGAAAGTCCCGGACATCGGCGGCCACAACAACGTGGACGTGATCGAAGTCTTCGTCAAGCCGGGCGACGTGATCGAGAAAGAAGCCAGCCTGATCACGCTGGAAACCGACAAGGCCACGATGGAAGTGCCGGCGGAAACCGCCGGCGTGGTAAAAGAAGTCAAGATCGCAGTCGGCGGCAAAGTGTCCGAAGGCGATGTGATCGTGATCGTTGAAGCCGCCGGCGCCGCCGCGGCTCCGGCCGCGCCCAGGCCGGTGGAAACTACCGGCGTCGCTTCCGCCACCACCCAGGCCGGTTTCGCGCCGCAAGCCGCTCCGGTGGCCGCCAGCCATAGCGGCGGCGCCGACATCGAGTGCGACGTGATGGTGTTGGGCGGCGGTCCCGGCGGTTATTCCGCCGCCTTCCGCGCGGCCGACCTGGGCCTGAAAGTGGTCATCGTCGAGCGCTACGCCACCCTGGGCGGCGTCTGCCTGAACGTGGGCTGCATCCCGTCCAAGGCGCTGCTGCACAATGCGGCGGTGATCGACGAAGTCAGCCATCTGGCCGCCAACGGCATCAAGTTCGGCAAGCCGGAAGTGGACATCGACATGCTGCGCGGTTACAAGGAAAAAGTAATCGCCAAGCTGACCGGCGGCCTCGCCGGCATGGCCAAGGCGCGCAAGGTGGAAGTCGTGCGCGGCAACGGCCATTTCATCGATCCGCATCATATCGAAGTGTCCGCCACCACCGGCAAGGGACGCGAAGAGAGCGGCGAGAAGAAGATCGTCAAATTCAAGAACGCCATCATCGCCGCCGGTTCCCGCGTGGTGAAGCTGCCCTTCATCCCGGACGATCCGCGCGTGGTGGATTCCACCGGCGCGCTGGAGCTGAAGGGCGTGGCCAACCGCATGCTGATCATCGGCGGCGGCATCATCGGCCTGGAAATGGGCACCGTCTACTCCACGCTGGGCGCGCGCCTGGACGTGGTGGAAATGATGGACGGCCTGATGCAGGGCGCGGACCGCGACCTGGTCAAAGTGTGGCAGAAGTGGAACGCCCACCGTTTCGACAACATCATGCTCAACACCAAGACCGTGGCCGTGGAGCCCAAGGACGACGGCGTGTGGGTGACTTTCGAGGGCGATCAAGCGCCGAAAGAGCCGCAGCGCTACGACTTGGTGCTGTACGCCACCGGCCGCGCGCCCAACGGCAAGCTGCTGGGCGCCGAGAACGCCGGCATCGCGGTGACCGACCGCGGCTTCATCCCGGTGGACAAGCAGCAGCGCACCAATGTGCCGCACATCTTCGCCATCGGCGACATCGTCGGCCAGCCGATGCTGGCGCACAAGGGCGTGCATGAAGGCCATGTGGCGGCGGAAAACTGCGCCGGCCAGAAGTCCTACTTCGACGCGCGCGTGATTCCGGGCGTGGCTTACACCGATCCGGAAGTGGCTTGGGTTGGCGTCACCGAGGACGAGGCCAAGAAGCAGGGCCTGAAGATCGAGAAGGGCGTGTTCCCGTGGGCCGCCTCCGGCCGCGCCATCGCCAACGGCCGCGACGAAGGCTTCACCAAGCTGATCTTCGACGCCGAAAGCCACCAGATCATCGGCGGCGGCATTGTCGGCCCGCACGCGGGCGACATGATAGGCGAAGTCTGCCTGGCCATCGAAATGGGCTGCGACGCCACCGACATCGGCAAGACCATCCACCCGCACCCGACCATGGGCGAGTCCATCGGCATGGCGGCGGAAGTGGCGCACGGCACTTGCACCGATTTGCCGCCGCAGCGCAAGAAGTAA
- a CDS encoding LysR substrate-binding domain-containing protein, translated as MKLQQLQALIALADGGGIRAAARMLELSQAAVSKTLRELEEEQRLPLLQRHASGARLTEAGRALLIHARQVAMQLERAHDELEALRGQRDARLCIGVTPWLVPTLLPEVVLRFRQRLPAIRLELFEGLLAVALPRLRDGQMDFAISPLFDPLAQEFHCQPLFSHGGRVFARNGHPALRAQSLSELLEQDWVVNYSPSSYRHVLDRLFTRHGLLIAPERLICAQSMALLAGLVQAGMLSYGPEPLLLCPEFAGKAQALSLREDMEDIVIGVISLQGQAHGYAARCFIDCLRQTLRQRMRSARPEDRALARMLTLRF; from the coding sequence ATGAAACTGCAGCAACTGCAAGCGCTGATCGCGCTGGCCGACGGCGGCGGCATTCGCGCCGCCGCCCGCATGTTGGAGCTGTCGCAGGCGGCGGTCAGCAAAACACTGCGCGAACTGGAGGAAGAACAGCGGCTGCCCCTGCTGCAAAGGCACGCCAGCGGCGCGCGGCTGACCGAGGCGGGCCGGGCCTTGCTGATCCACGCGCGCCAGGTGGCGATGCAGCTGGAGCGCGCTCATGACGAATTAGAGGCGCTGCGCGGCCAGCGCGACGCCAGGCTGTGCATAGGCGTCACGCCTTGGCTGGTGCCCACGCTATTGCCCGAGGTGGTGTTGCGCTTTCGCCAACGGCTGCCGGCGATCCGGCTGGAATTGTTCGAAGGCCTGCTGGCGGTGGCGCTGCCGCGGCTGCGCGACGGCCAGATGGATTTCGCCATCAGCCCGCTGTTCGACCCGCTGGCTCAGGAATTCCATTGCCAGCCGCTGTTCAGCCACGGCGGCCGGGTGTTCGCCCGCAACGGCCATCCAGCGCTGCGCGCGCAGTCCTTGTCCGAGCTGCTGGAACAGGATTGGGTGGTCAATTACAGCCCCTCCAGCTATCGCCACGTGCTGGACCGGCTGTTCACCCGCCACGGCCTGCTTATCGCGCCGGAACGGCTGATCTGCGCGCAGTCGATGGCGCTGCTGGCCGGCCTGGTCCAGGCCGGCATGCTCAGCTACGGGCCGGAGCCCTTGCTGCTGTGCCCGGAATTCGCCGGCAAGGCCCAGGCCTTGTCGCTGCGGGAAGACATGGAGGATATCGTCATCGGCGTGATCAGCCTGCAGGGGCAGGCCCACGGCTACGCCGCCCGCTGCTTCATCGACTGCCTGCGGCAGACGCTGCGCCAGCGCATGCGCTCGGCCCGGCCGGAGGACCGGGCCTTGGCGCGGATGCTGACGCTGCGGTTTTAG